In Microbacterium maritypicum, the following are encoded in one genomic region:
- a CDS encoding replication-associated recombination protein A produces MTSPAALLSGQTPLAVRMRPISLDEVAGQRHLLRAGSPIVALADPEATSPGAVSIILWGPPGTGKTTLAQAIARSSGRRFVELSAITAGVKDVREVMQEAITQRDLYGQTTILFLDEIHRFTKAQQDALLPGVENGWVILIAATTENPSFSVISPLLSRSLLLTLQPLTDDDIGVLVDRAVVDARGLNGAVALSAEARAALIRLASGDARRALTGLEAGAAVALSHASSAEAGSDEGEDSGSAEADAAAAVPEVSADDVAQAVDKALLRYDRQGDEHYDVISAFIKSIRGSDPDAALHYLARMIEAGEDPRFIARRLVISASEDVGLADPQGLVIAVAAADAVAFIGMPEGRIPLAEATVYLATTAKSNAAYVGIDAAIADIRSGGFGRVPLHLRDAHYPGAKRLGHGRGYVYSHDSEYGVVAQQYLPDELDGKHYYEPKNLGAERDIGSRLERIRRILGDR; encoded by the coding sequence ATGACGTCCCCTGCCGCGCTGCTCTCCGGGCAGACGCCTCTCGCCGTGCGCATGCGCCCGATCTCGCTCGACGAGGTCGCGGGGCAGCGGCACCTGTTGCGTGCAGGGTCTCCCATCGTCGCCCTCGCCGATCCGGAGGCGACTTCGCCCGGAGCGGTCTCGATCATCCTCTGGGGGCCGCCGGGCACCGGAAAGACCACGCTTGCGCAGGCGATCGCGCGCTCGTCCGGGCGCCGCTTCGTCGAGCTGTCCGCCATCACCGCCGGCGTCAAAGACGTGCGCGAGGTGATGCAGGAGGCGATCACGCAGCGCGACCTCTACGGTCAGACCACGATCCTCTTCCTCGATGAGATCCACCGGTTCACGAAGGCGCAGCAAGACGCTCTGCTGCCCGGCGTCGAGAACGGGTGGGTGATCCTGATCGCCGCGACCACCGAGAACCCCTCGTTCTCGGTGATCTCTCCGCTGCTGTCCCGTTCCCTGCTGCTCACGCTCCAGCCGCTCACCGACGATGACATCGGTGTACTCGTGGATCGTGCCGTCGTCGACGCACGGGGGCTGAACGGGGCCGTGGCGCTGAGCGCCGAAGCTCGCGCCGCACTGATCCGGCTCGCCTCGGGGGACGCCAGGCGCGCGCTGACGGGTCTCGAGGCCGGTGCTGCGGTCGCCCTCTCGCACGCATCCTCCGCGGAGGCTGGCTCCGACGAAGGCGAGGACAGCGGATCGGCCGAGGCGGACGCCGCTGCGGCAGTACCGGAGGTCTCCGCCGACGACGTCGCCCAGGCCGTCGACAAGGCGCTTCTGCGCTACGACCGGCAGGGCGACGAGCACTACGACGTCATCAGTGCGTTCATCAAGTCGATCAGAGGGTCCGACCCCGATGCGGCGCTGCACTACCTCGCGCGCATGATCGAGGCGGGGGAGGACCCGCGGTTCATCGCCCGGCGCCTGGTGATCTCCGCGTCGGAAGACGTCGGTCTGGCCGACCCTCAGGGTCTCGTCATCGCGGTCGCCGCTGCCGACGCGGTCGCGTTCATCGGCATGCCGGAGGGACGCATCCCGCTTGCCGAGGCGACCGTGTACCTCGCCACCACCGCGAAATCCAACGCCGCCTATGTGGGAATCGATGCCGCGATCGCCGACATCCGCTCCGGAGGTTTCGGACGTGTGCCGCTGCACCTGCGCGACGCGCACTATCCGGGCGCCAAGCGCCTCGGGCACGGGCGCGGTTACGTCTACTCGCACGACAGCGAGTACGGCGTGGTGGCGCAGCAGTATCTGCCCGACGAGCTCGACGGCAAGCACTACTACGAGCCGAAGAACCTGGGTGCCGAGCGCGACATCGGTTCGCGACTGGAGCGCATCCGCCGCATCCTCGGCGACCGGTGA
- a CDS encoding shikimate dehydrogenase has product MTGTRLAVWGDPIAHSKSPDLHAAAYRVLGMDWEYGRRQVTADGFAGALRGLDDSWRGLSLTMPLKEEAFRAAETRDAHAELTGAVNTLLLGDAPAGFNTDVGGIVDALAEAGVTEAGTVRILGAGATAASALVAASELGATRVVVHARRPERAAGLVALGARIDVVVEAQPLDGPTTSADLTIATLPSGTALPVDTSTALAASGGALFDAAYAPWPSALAANWGDGAVISGLGMLLHQAVRQIRIFHHGDPRIELPDEGPVVAAMRAAL; this is encoded by the coding sequence GTGACCGGTACCCGTCTGGCGGTCTGGGGCGACCCGATCGCGCACTCCAAGTCGCCGGACCTGCACGCCGCGGCCTACCGCGTGCTGGGCATGGACTGGGAGTACGGGCGCCGTCAGGTCACCGCCGACGGATTCGCGGGGGCGCTCCGAGGACTCGACGACTCCTGGCGCGGTCTCTCGCTGACCATGCCGTTGAAGGAGGAGGCGTTTCGCGCCGCTGAGACGAGGGACGCCCACGCCGAGCTCACCGGCGCCGTCAACACCCTGCTGCTCGGGGACGCACCCGCGGGTTTCAACACCGACGTAGGAGGGATCGTCGACGCACTGGCCGAGGCCGGGGTGACCGAGGCGGGAACGGTCCGCATCCTCGGGGCCGGCGCCACGGCTGCCTCCGCGCTCGTGGCGGCGTCGGAGCTGGGTGCGACCCGGGTGGTCGTGCATGCCCGACGACCCGAACGAGCGGCGGGGCTGGTGGCGCTCGGAGCGCGCATCGACGTCGTGGTGGAGGCGCAGCCGCTCGATGGGCCGACCACGTCCGCCGACCTCACGATCGCCACGCTGCCGAGTGGGACCGCACTCCCCGTCGACACCTCGACGGCCTTGGCGGCGAGCGGGGGAGCGCTCTTCGACGCCGCGTACGCGCCGTGGCCCTCGGCTCTCGCGGCGAATTGGGGGGATGGCGCGGTGATCTCCGGACTCGGCATGCTGCTGCACCAGGCCGTGCGTCAGATCCGCATCTTCCATCACGGTGACCCCCGCATCGAGCTACCGGATGAGGGCCCGGTCGTTGCCGCGATGCGCGCCGCGCTCTGA
- a CDS encoding sirohydrochlorin chelatase codes for MTTLVACSHGTDSPAGRRTVEDIVDLVRARIPGTRVVQAFVDVQEPAVPEVVEQEHLDDDVVVVPLLLSVGFHTAVDIARAVRPYDGVRQGEPLGTHPLIAEVLRARLRTAVHDRWLPGDHVVLAAAGSSNPAAVADVTTAAAHLADLIPVPVTIGYASAIEPRIADAVSFARERGASRVIAASHVLAPGYFAGLVERSGADLVSAPLGADPRIAEVIVERFRSA; via the coding sequence ATGACCACCCTAGTCGCCTGCTCCCACGGCACGGATTCCCCCGCAGGACGCCGCACGGTCGAAGACATCGTCGATCTCGTGCGCGCACGTATTCCGGGCACCCGTGTCGTCCAGGCCTTCGTCGACGTGCAGGAACCGGCGGTGCCCGAGGTCGTCGAACAGGAACATCTCGACGATGACGTCGTCGTGGTGCCGCTGCTGCTCTCGGTGGGTTTCCACACCGCGGTCGACATCGCGCGCGCGGTCCGTCCGTATGACGGCGTGCGGCAGGGGGAGCCCTTGGGCACCCATCCGCTCATCGCCGAGGTCCTGCGCGCGCGGCTGCGTACGGCGGTTCACGACCGCTGGCTTCCGGGCGATCACGTCGTGCTCGCGGCGGCGGGCTCCAGCAACCCTGCGGCGGTCGCCGATGTCACCACGGCGGCCGCGCACCTCGCCGACCTGATCCCGGTGCCGGTCACGATCGGTTACGCGTCGGCGATCGAGCCCCGCATCGCGGACGCCGTGAGCTTCGCGCGCGAGCGAGGAGCCTCGCGGGTGATCGCCGCGAGCCATGTCCTCGCGCCGGGGTACTTCGCCGGTCTCGTGGAGAGATCCGGAGCGGACCTGGTCTCGGCACCGCTCGGGGCGGACCCGCGCATCGCCGAGGTCATCGTCGAGCGCTTCCGCTCCGCCTGA
- the mltG gene encoding endolytic transglycosylase MltG, which translates to MSERDNETPRHDADSRLGELFENLPEPTTQIPTVDNSAPAPGSRRAAREAASGDATAPTNGASGDHLQPSPVPVRASADEAAAANRESPSPTPVRDSADSVDAGDTPTRAVPVTRPPAASASPAATPEPVIGGGLDDLFAPHDDHVDATPKKKRRKGCLIALIIVLAIVGGLAGAGVWVANTYGDRISEAMGWGPSKDWEPGQATGEALVTIKEGDTGGPVSIALHEAGVTKTEDVFYDYLVDEGINPTFYPGVYRLQQKMTAEAALAALEDEANKLENTVSVGEGATIVSSLPGMAETLGLPLADFEAAVKDPSQYGVDARSLEGWLFPAVYTFDPEVTPTQVIQRMVDRTRQALDEAGVPPEDAQRVLTIASIIQREGRLDDFAKVSRVIQNRLDIDMLLQMDSTAQYGYGSLHEGVVSSSKEALESDNEWNTYKRQGLPATPISSASDAAIDAAMHPADGPWLYFVTINLETGETQFSETMSEHEQGIEKWRAWCRENPDAGC; encoded by the coding sequence ATGTCCGAACGCGACAACGAAACGCCGCGGCATGACGCAGACTCCCGCCTGGGGGAGCTGTTCGAGAACCTTCCGGAGCCGACCACGCAGATTCCGACGGTCGACAACAGTGCGCCCGCTCCGGGTTCGCGTCGTGCGGCTCGTGAAGCCGCCTCGGGGGACGCCACGGCGCCCACGAACGGCGCATCGGGTGACCATCTGCAGCCATCGCCCGTGCCGGTCCGTGCGTCCGCCGACGAGGCGGCCGCGGCGAACCGCGAGTCCCCGTCGCCGACCCCTGTGCGCGACTCGGCCGACTCCGTGGACGCGGGCGATACGCCGACGCGAGCCGTTCCGGTGACCCGGCCGCCGGCAGCATCCGCGTCGCCGGCCGCGACGCCGGAGCCCGTGATCGGCGGCGGGCTCGACGACCTCTTCGCCCCGCACGACGATCACGTCGACGCCACGCCGAAGAAGAAGCGTCGCAAGGGATGCCTGATCGCGTTGATCATCGTCCTCGCAATCGTCGGCGGCCTCGCGGGAGCCGGCGTCTGGGTGGCGAACACCTACGGTGACAGGATCAGCGAGGCCATGGGCTGGGGGCCGTCGAAGGACTGGGAACCGGGTCAGGCGACCGGCGAAGCACTGGTCACTATCAAGGAAGGCGACACCGGCGGACCGGTCTCGATCGCTCTCCACGAAGCGGGCGTCACGAAGACCGAGGATGTGTTCTACGACTACTTGGTCGATGAGGGCATCAACCCGACGTTCTACCCCGGTGTGTACCGCCTGCAGCAGAAGATGACGGCCGAGGCCGCTCTCGCCGCTCTCGAGGATGAGGCCAACAAGCTCGAGAACACGGTGTCGGTCGGCGAGGGCGCGACGATCGTCTCGTCGCTGCCCGGCATGGCCGAGACTCTCGGCCTCCCGCTCGCCGACTTCGAGGCGGCCGTCAAGGACCCGTCGCAGTACGGCGTCGACGCGCGTAGCCTCGAAGGCTGGCTGTTCCCGGCCGTGTACACCTTCGACCCTGAGGTCACCCCGACGCAGGTCATCCAGCGGATGGTCGACCGTACCCGCCAAGCGCTCGATGAGGCAGGAGTGCCGCCCGAAGACGCGCAGCGCGTGCTGACGATCGCCTCGATCATCCAGCGTGAAGGCCGACTGGACGACTTCGCGAAGGTGTCGCGAGTCATCCAGAACCGTCTGGATATCGACATGCTGCTGCAGATGGACTCGACAGCCCAGTACGGCTATGGATCGCTGCACGAGGGTGTCGTCTCGAGCTCCAAGGAGGCGCTCGAGAGCGACAACGAGTGGAACACCTATAAGCGCCAAGGACTCCCCGCGACCCCGATCTCGAGCGCGAGCGACGCTGCCATCGATGCCGCCATGCATCCGGCGGACGGTCCCTGGCTGTACTTCGTCACGATCAACCTCGAAACCGGGGAGACGCAGTTCTCCGAGACCATGTCCGAGCACGAACAGGGGATCGAGAAGTGGCGCGCGTGGTGCCGGGAAAACCCCGACGCGGGCTGCTGA
- a CDS encoding NAD(P)/FAD-dependent oxidoreductase produces MNHPLATEIVVVGAGMAAQRFVEQLRQRAGDDVRVTVIGDEGLRPYDRTRLRELFLGGSADDLPLPFDAFEDDRVELVVDDRVLHIDRRAKTVRTRSRRLHRYDTLVLATGASAGRVAVEGAGLPGCFSYRTVEDAEALRAFVGARASELERDLRGVVVGGGPIGLEAAGALQAIGVDATVVQYADRLMEAQLDGTAGSIVKRHLQARGIAVRTGTRVTRLDPDESGVVTAIEFQDGSFQRVDVVVFTVGLRARDELARNAGIAVHPYGGIVIDDACRTSDPAVLAIGEVASLDGRRFGLVAPAREMADVAVRRILGHEARFAGFDESAAITLAGVDVASFGDALARTPDAVDVLYADPVAGVYRKLVLAGDAHTLLGGILVGDASAYPALHTLVGARLEADPSSYVLPSRG; encoded by the coding sequence ATGAATCATCCGCTCGCCACCGAGATCGTCGTCGTCGGTGCGGGGATGGCCGCGCAGCGCTTCGTCGAACAGCTCAGGCAGCGGGCGGGCGACGACGTGCGGGTCACGGTGATCGGCGATGAGGGCCTCCGACCGTACGACCGCACCCGCCTTCGAGAGCTGTTCCTCGGCGGGTCGGCCGACGATCTCCCCTTGCCCTTCGACGCGTTCGAGGATGACCGCGTCGAGTTGGTCGTCGACGATCGCGTGCTGCACATCGACCGGCGGGCGAAGACCGTGCGCACCCGTTCCCGTCGCCTGCATCGCTACGACACGCTGGTGCTCGCGACCGGGGCCTCGGCCGGTCGGGTGGCGGTCGAGGGTGCGGGACTACCCGGTTGCTTCTCGTATCGCACCGTCGAGGATGCCGAGGCGCTCCGTGCGTTCGTGGGCGCACGCGCGTCGGAGCTCGAACGTGATCTGCGCGGGGTGGTCGTCGGCGGAGGCCCCATCGGGCTCGAGGCTGCCGGGGCCTTGCAGGCGATCGGGGTCGATGCCACGGTGGTGCAGTACGCGGATCGGCTGATGGAGGCGCAGCTCGACGGCACCGCGGGAAGCATCGTGAAGCGCCATCTGCAGGCGCGGGGGATCGCGGTGCGCACCGGGACGCGCGTGACACGGCTCGACCCGGACGAATCCGGCGTCGTCACGGCGATCGAGTTCCAGGACGGCTCCTTCCAGCGTGTGGACGTCGTCGTGTTCACGGTCGGGCTGCGCGCGCGCGACGAGCTCGCACGCAATGCCGGGATCGCGGTTCATCCCTACGGAGGCATCGTCATCGACGACGCCTGCCGGACGTCGGATCCGGCGGTGCTGGCAATCGGAGAGGTCGCCAGCCTCGACGGGCGCCGCTTCGGTCTGGTCGCTCCGGCCCGCGAGATGGCCGATGTGGCGGTGCGGCGCATCCTCGGCCACGAAGCGAGGTTCGCCGGGTTCGATGAATCCGCTGCCATCACCCTGGCGGGTGTCGATGTGGCGAGCTTCGGGGACGCGCTCGCACGGACGCCGGACGCGGTCGACGTGCTCTACGCGGATCCCGTCGCCGGGGTGTACCGGAAACTGGTGCTGGCAGGTGATGCGCACACGCTGCTCGGGGGGATCCTGGTCGGCGACGCTTCGGCGTACCCGGCTCTGCACACCCTCGTCGGCGCCCGGCTCGAAGCGGACCCGTCGTCCTACGTGCTGCCGAGCCGCGGTTAG
- a CDS encoding formate/nitrite transporter family protein yields MSYIKPAELATRMVDAGAYKLQLSTRDTLIRAFMGAALLTIAAAFAVTVSTQTGQPLLGAVLFPVGFVMLYLLGYDLLTGVFTLGPLAVLDRRPGATFGALMRNWGLVFLGNFGGAFLVAILMAVYFTYGFSTAPSAVGEAISEIGHGRTVGYADHGAAGMLTLFIRGVLCNWMVSTGVVLAMVSDSTIGKIVAMWLPIMLFFYMGFEHSIVNMFLFPSGLLMGADFTVWDYLVWNELPTVVGNLVGGLLFVGLPIYYTHGRPKARAAREARRTERRSRVEVVTTAAAEEPVQGLGTSAAEREPSRV; encoded by the coding sequence GTGTCCTACATCAAGCCCGCCGAACTCGCCACACGCATGGTGGATGCCGGCGCCTACAAGCTGCAACTGTCCACCCGCGACACCCTGATCCGCGCCTTCATGGGCGCGGCACTCCTCACGATCGCGGCTGCCTTCGCGGTCACGGTCTCGACACAGACCGGTCAGCCGTTGCTGGGCGCCGTCCTGTTCCCGGTCGGGTTCGTGATGCTGTATCTGCTCGGTTACGACCTGCTCACCGGCGTGTTCACCCTCGGACCGCTCGCTGTGCTCGACCGCCGCCCCGGTGCCACGTTCGGCGCACTGATGCGCAACTGGGGGCTCGTCTTCCTCGGCAACTTCGGCGGTGCCTTCCTGGTCGCGATCCTGATGGCCGTGTACTTCACCTACGGGTTCTCGACCGCGCCCAGTGCCGTGGGCGAGGCCATCAGTGAGATCGGCCACGGGCGCACGGTCGGATACGCGGATCACGGCGCCGCAGGCATGCTGACGCTCTTCATCCGCGGTGTGCTGTGCAACTGGATGGTTTCCACGGGCGTGGTCCTGGCGATGGTGTCGGACAGCACGATCGGCAAGATCGTCGCGATGTGGCTGCCGATCATGCTGTTCTTCTACATGGGCTTCGAGCACTCGATCGTGAACATGTTCCTGTTCCCCTCCGGACTCCTGATGGGCGCCGACTTCACCGTCTGGGATTACCTCGTCTGGAACGAGCTGCCGACGGTCGTGGGGAACCTCGTCGGAGGGCTGCTCTTCGTCGGCCTGCCGATCTACTACACGCACGGCCGCCCGAAGGCTCGGGCCGCCCGCGAAGCGCGTCGCACCGAGCGCCGGTCCCGCGTGGAGGTCGTCACGACGGCCGCAGCGGAGGAGCCGGTGCAGGGCCTCGGCACCAGCGCGGCTGAGCGCGAACCGTCCCGGGTCTGA
- the rpsD gene encoding 30S ribosomal protein S4 encodes MTTKSQDRRKVRLSRALGIPLTPKAARYLEKRPYAPGEHGRTKRKADSDYAVRLREKQRLREQYGIREKQMRNTFNEARRHDGLTGENLVELLEMRLDALVVRSGFARTTAQARQLVVHRHILVDGQLVDRPSFRVKPGQLIHVKPKSEGTEPFQVAAAGGHAEVLPPVPGYLEVELDKLQSRLVRRPKRAEVPVTCEVQLVVEYYAAR; translated from the coding sequence GTGACCACGAAGTCCCAGGACCGCCGCAAGGTGCGTCTGAGCCGTGCCCTCGGCATCCCGCTCACCCCGAAGGCCGCCCGCTACCTCGAGAAGCGTCCCTACGCTCCGGGTGAGCACGGCCGCACCAAGCGCAAGGCAGACAGCGACTACGCCGTCCGTCTGCGTGAGAAGCAGCGTCTGCGCGAGCAGTACGGCATCCGCGAGAAGCAGATGCGCAACACGTTCAACGAGGCCCGTCGCCACGACGGTCTGACCGGTGAGAACCTGGTCGAGCTCCTCGAGATGCGTCTCGACGCTCTCGTGGTGCGTTCGGGCTTCGCCCGCACCACCGCACAGGCTCGCCAGCTCGTCGTGCACCGTCACATCCTCGTCGACGGCCAGCTCGTCGACCGCCCGTCGTTCCGCGTGAAGCCGGGTCAGCTCATCCACGTCAAGCCCAAGAGCGAGGGCACCGAGCCCTTCCAGGTGGCAGCAGCCGGCGGTCACGCCGAGGTTCTGCCGCCCGTTCCCGGCTACCTCGAGGTCGAGCTCGACAAGCTCCAGTCGCGTCTGGTTCGTCGTCCGAAGCGCGCCGAGGTCCCCGTGACCTGTGAAGTGCAGCTCGTCGTCGAGTACTACGCAGCACGCTGA
- the ruvX gene encoding Holliday junction resolvase RuvX — protein sequence MSGFRRGVRLGIDVGRARVGVARCDPDGMLAVPVETVPRDEASIDRLVQLAGEYEPLEFVVGLPVNMRGADTPSTTDAREFAAALQLRSGIVVRLVDERLSTVSAHAALRSSGRSQKKSRSIVDQVAAVVLLQQAIDMEKSTGNPAGAAISPDEEHA from the coding sequence GTGAGCGGCTTCCGCCGCGGTGTGCGGCTCGGCATCGACGTCGGTCGGGCGAGGGTCGGTGTCGCCCGCTGCGACCCGGACGGCATGCTCGCCGTGCCGGTCGAGACGGTCCCGCGGGACGAGGCGTCGATCGATCGCCTCGTCCAGCTCGCGGGGGAGTACGAGCCTCTGGAGTTCGTGGTCGGACTGCCGGTGAACATGCGGGGCGCCGATACGCCGTCGACAACGGACGCACGGGAGTTCGCGGCGGCTCTCCAGCTGCGCAGTGGCATCGTCGTGCGGCTCGTCGACGAGCGTCTGAGCACCGTTTCCGCGCACGCCGCCCTGCGCAGTTCCGGGAGATCTCAGAAGAAGTCTCGTAGCATTGTGGATCAGGTCGCCGCCGTGGTGCTTCTGCAGCAGGCGATCGATATGGAGAAGAGCACCGGAAACCCGGCCGGTGCGGCCATCTCGCCTGACGAGGAGCACGCCTGA
- the alaS gene encoding alanine--tRNA ligase: protein MKTAEIAQRYLDFFEKNDHLIVPSASLVSDDPSLLFTVAGMVPMIPYLTGVVPAPHPRIADVQKCIRTNDIEEVGRTARHGTFFQMLGNWSFGDYFKEGAIRYAWELLTSSESDGGLGFDEKDLWVTVYETDDEAEAIWRDIIGLKPERIQRLGRADNYWNTGQPGPGGPDSEIFFDRGPAYGKDGGPAVDDTRFLEIWNLVFMQDFIENIRGKTEFDIVGELPMKNIDTGMGLERVAFLKQGVENMYESDQVRPVLDRAVELSGRRYGVQHEDDVRFRVVADHVRSSLMLLSDGVRPSNEGRGYILRRLMRRTVRSMRLLGVDEPVFPELFAASRDVMKTTYPELEKDWSVLSASAFAEEETFRRTLVAGSTILDLALDETKKGGGKTLSGPEAFLLHDTYGFPIDLTLEVAEEAGLEVDRTAFDTLMQEQRQRAKDDARNRKRQLADVSVYRDLRALGETGFDGYTALEVESRVIGLLVDGVPVRSAAEGQIAEVVLSETTLYAESGGQVADKGTIVGPGYELEVLDVQKPVPGLISHTVEVARGSVAVDDVATTVVDAANRRAARQAHSATHLVHAALRDTLGPTATQAGSLNRAGYMRFDFSWSQALSADTRSEIEEITNRAVQDALEVTTRIVSLDEAKEAGAMALFGEKYGDVVRMVDIGGPWSRELCAGTHVGTSAEIGLVSLVGESSVGASNRRIEALVGADAFRELAAERAIVSQLTSSLKTPREQLPERIADLTASLKAAEKRIAQFESQQRAGQIPAIVEAAKRVGAFRLAALNLGDVASADDVRDLVNGVRDRLGSDAAVVALGAVVNGRPVVVVATNDAARSAGAKAGALAKRAAGVLGGGGGGRDDVAQGGGADAAALPAALEAISQELHGA from the coding sequence ATGAAAACTGCGGAGATCGCGCAGCGTTACCTCGACTTCTTCGAGAAGAACGACCACCTCATCGTCCCTTCGGCCTCACTCGTCAGCGACGATCCGTCGCTGCTGTTCACGGTGGCCGGGATGGTGCCGATGATCCCGTACCTCACGGGCGTCGTCCCCGCCCCGCATCCGCGCATCGCCGATGTGCAGAAGTGCATTCGCACGAACGACATCGAAGAGGTCGGTCGCACCGCGCGTCACGGCACGTTCTTCCAGATGCTCGGCAACTGGTCGTTCGGCGACTACTTCAAAGAAGGCGCGATCCGCTACGCCTGGGAGCTGCTGACGAGCTCCGAGTCCGACGGCGGTCTCGGCTTCGATGAGAAGGACCTCTGGGTCACCGTCTACGAGACCGACGACGAGGCCGAGGCCATCTGGCGCGACATCATCGGGCTGAAGCCCGAGCGTATCCAGCGTCTCGGACGCGCGGACAACTACTGGAACACCGGACAGCCCGGCCCCGGTGGCCCCGACTCCGAGATCTTCTTCGATCGCGGTCCGGCATACGGAAAGGACGGCGGCCCCGCCGTCGACGACACGAGGTTCCTGGAGATCTGGAACCTCGTGTTCATGCAGGACTTCATCGAGAACATCCGTGGCAAGACCGAGTTCGACATCGTCGGCGAGCTGCCGATGAAGAACATCGACACCGGCATGGGCCTCGAGCGCGTCGCCTTCCTCAAGCAGGGCGTGGAGAACATGTACGAGTCGGACCAGGTGCGTCCGGTGCTGGACCGCGCCGTCGAGCTCTCCGGACGCCGCTACGGCGTGCAGCACGAGGATGACGTGCGCTTCCGCGTCGTCGCCGACCACGTGCGCTCCTCGCTCATGCTCCTCTCCGACGGGGTTCGTCCCTCCAACGAGGGACGCGGGTACATCCTCCGCCGCCTCATGCGCCGCACCGTTCGCTCCATGCGTCTGCTCGGCGTCGACGAGCCGGTGTTCCCCGAGCTGTTCGCCGCATCGCGCGACGTGATGAAGACCACATACCCGGAGCTCGAGAAGGACTGGTCTGTGCTCTCGGCGTCGGCCTTCGCGGAGGAGGAGACCTTCCGTCGCACGCTCGTCGCCGGTTCGACGATCCTCGACCTCGCTCTCGACGAGACCAAGAAGGGCGGCGGCAAGACCCTCAGTGGTCCCGAGGCCTTCCTGCTGCACGACACCTACGGCTTCCCGATCGATCTCACCCTCGAGGTTGCCGAAGAGGCCGGGCTCGAGGTCGACCGCACCGCGTTCGACACGCTCATGCAGGAGCAGCGCCAGCGCGCCAAGGACGACGCTCGCAATCGCAAGCGTCAGCTCGCCGACGTCTCGGTGTACCGCGACCTGCGCGCCCTGGGCGAGACCGGCTTCGACGGATACACGGCGCTCGAGGTCGAATCTCGTGTGATCGGACTCCTCGTCGACGGGGTTCCGGTGCGCAGCGCCGCCGAGGGGCAGATCGCCGAGGTCGTACTCAGCGAGACCACGCTGTATGCGGAGTCGGGCGGTCAGGTCGCCGACAAGGGCACGATCGTCGGACCGGGCTACGAGCTCGAGGTACTCGATGTGCAGAAGCCCGTTCCCGGTCTTATCAGCCACACCGTCGAGGTCGCCCGCGGAAGCGTCGCGGTCGACGACGTCGCGACGACCGTCGTGGACGCCGCCAACCGTCGCGCGGCACGCCAGGCGCACTCGGCGACGCACCTCGTGCATGCCGCTCTCCGGGACACGCTCGGACCGACCGCCACGCAGGCGGGGTCGTTGAACCGCGCGGGTTACATGCGATTCGACTTCTCGTGGTCGCAGGCGCTCTCCGCGGACACGCGCAGCGAGATCGAGGAGATCACCAACCGCGCCGTGCAGGACGCCCTCGAGGTGACCACGCGCATCGTCTCCCTCGACGAGGCGAAGGAAGCCGGCGCCATGGCGCTGTTCGGCGAGAAGTACGGCGACGTCGTGCGCATGGTCGACATCGGCGGCCCCTGGTCGCGTGAGCTGTGCGCCGGTACACACGTGGGCACGAGTGCCGAGATCGGTCTGGTCAGCCTCGTCGGAGAATCGTCCGTCGGTGCATCCAACCGCCGTATCGAAGCCCTCGTCGGCGCCGATGCCTTCCGCGAGCTCGCAGCCGAGCGGGCGATCGTCTCGCAGCTCACCAGCTCGCTGAAGACGCCCCGTGAGCAGCTGCCCGAGCGGATTGCCGATCTCACGGCGAGCCTGAAGGCCGCGGAGAAGCGCATCGCGCAGTTCGAGTCCCAGCAGCGCGCGGGGCAGATCCCGGCGATCGTCGAGGCCGCGAAGCGCGTCGGCGCCTTCCGGCTCGCAGCACTCAACCTCGGCGACGTGGCATCTGCCGATGATGTGCGCGACCTCGTCAACGGCGTGCGCGATCGGCTCGGCTCCGATGCCGCGGTCGTCGCCCTGGGGGCGGTCGTCAACGGTCGCCCGGTCGTGGTCGTGGCGACGAACGATGCTGCTCGATCCGCCGGCGCGAAGGCGGGTGCGCTCGCGAAGCGCGCCGCCGGTGTACTCGGCGGCGGTGGCGGAGGACGCGATGATGTCGCGCAGGGCGGCGGCGCGGACGCCGCGGCTCTTCCCGCGGCTCTCGAGGCCATCTCGCAGGAGCTGCACGGCGCGTGA